The Streptomyces sp. NBC_00597 DNA segment AGCAGCAGTCCGCCGCCGCCCACCACCGCGTCGATCCAGCCGGCCGCGGCGGCGGCCACGCACAGAACGATGATCATGGTCGTTGATATGTCAGGCACGGACACGACCCTATGGAGCTGATGGGTGCAGGACCCATCAATCGCCGGAAACTTGCGCAAAGGTTGAGCTTTGTCGGGCCGGCGCCCGGTCCGGGGCCACGGGGGCGGCCGGATCCACCGTCGCCGTCAGAGCCGTCGCGGCCAGCACGCTGGCCAGACCGAGTCCGGCCGCGAGTCGGCGCGCGGGCGGTACGGCGGCCAGCGCGGCGGCGCCCACCCGCAGCGCGGAGACCCGGCGCGGCTTGCGGTGCCGGGCCGCGGAGCGGACGGAACCGGCGCGGACGGAACCGGCGCGGACGGCCGGGGCAGCGGCGGCGTTGGCCGGCCCGACCGGTACGGACAGGGGGACGTGCAGCGGATGGCGCATGGCGCGGCGACCTCTCGGAACTCGGGTCGGGGTCAGAAGCTGAAGCACTCGCAATGGATGCGCCCGGCCGGCACCCCGGCCCGCAGCAGCGCGCTCCGCGTCGCCTCGGCCATCCCCGGCGGCCCGCACAGGTACACGTCGTGCCCGGTCAGGTCCGGCACCAGCGCGAGCAGTGCCTGCGGGGCGAGCGGATCGTAGGCGGCATCGGAGGACCCGAGCAGGTAGTGCAGCCCGGCCTGCCGTTCGGCGGCGATGGCCTCCAGCTCGGACCGCAGCACCAGGTGCTCCTCGGCCCCGGCCCGGTAGAGGAGGGTGAGGTCCCCCGGGCCGCCGGGCAGCGTCTCGAACAGCGCCCGCATCGGCGTGATGCCGACCCCGCCCGCGATCAGCAGCACCTTGGGCCGGGTCCGCCGGGCGGCGGTCAGCGCCCCGAACGGCCCGGTGGCGATGACCCTGGTGCCGGGGCGGAGCCGACGGATCCGGCGGGAGTGCCCACCGAGCGCCTTCACGGTGATCCGCAGGGCGTGCCCGCGGACCGGCGCGGACAGCGAGAACGGCAGGGCGGTGTGCCACAGCCGGCGCTGGAGGAACCGCCAGCGCAGGAACTGGCCCGGCTCCGCGCGCAGTTCCTCCAGGTGCTGCCCGTACACGACGACGGAGACCACCCCGGGCCCCTCGACCCGCACCTCGGCCACCCGCAGCGCATGCCGCAGGGCCTGCCGTACGGGGACCACGGCCCGGTACCAGACCAGCAGGACGGCGACGGTGGCGTGCGCGAGGGCCCAGAACCAGCCGGCGAGGGCGAGATCGGGCCCGGCGAGCTGGTGGCCGAAGGCCAAGGAGGCGGCGAGGTAGACGAAGAGGTGCACCCCGCGCCAGGTTTCGTGGCTGACCCGTCGGCGTACGGCCCGCGCGGAGGTCACCCCGACGACCGCCAGCAGCGCCGTTCCGGCGAAGGCGGCGGCCACGGCGGGATAGCCGAGCAGCCCGCGGACGGCGCAGACCACGTCGACGCCCTCGTGGACGGCGTATCCGCACAGGGCGAAGAGCGCGTGCCCGAAGCAGAGCAGCAACACGTGCCGACCGCCCAGCGCGTGCCAGCGGGCGATCCGGTCGGCGCCCACGCCGTGCTCCACCGCGGGCACGCGGGCCATCAGGAAGAGCAGGACCAGCACCCCGTACCCGGCGAGCAGACCGGTCAGGTGGGCGCCGGTCGCGAACAGCGCGTCGAGGCGGGCGGAGGGGCGCACCTGGGCCGCCCAGAGCAGCGCCACAGCCCCCGCCCCGCCGAGCATCCCGCCCTTGGCCCGCACCGCCGCATCTCGCATACGGATCACGCTAAGGCTGCTCAGAACGCCGCTGACCTGCCCGAACCGATCCTTAAGTCGGTCTTGAGGAACGCCTCACCGACCCTTAACCCGGGCGCTGAGGTGCGCGTTCCTCCCGGGTAACAGTGGCGATGCGGAGGGGAAACAGCGGACGCGCACGCTCGTGCCATGACCTCGAAGCAGCAGCGTGTGGTGGTGATCGGCGGTGGCCTCGCGGGCCTGCGGGTCGCTGCGCGGCTGGGCGCGGCCGCGGGTGCGGATGCCGGCGCCGGTGGTGCCGAAGTGACGGTCCTCGGCGAGGAGTCGCACGTTCCGTACAACCGCGTCCTGCTGGCGGAGGTCCTGGCGGGCCGGTACGCACCGGAGGTGACCGCTCTCCCGGACGCCGGGCCGGCGCTGCGGCGGGGCGTCCGTGCGGTCCGCATCGACCGCGCCGACCGCACGGTCCACTGCGACGACGGCAGCACCGAGCGGTACGACACGCTGGTCCTGGCCACCGGTTCCAACGCGGTCCTCCCGCCACTGCGCGGCCTGTTCGAACCGGAGGGCCGGGAACTGCCCGACGGGGTCCACGCGTTCCGCACGATGGACGACTGCCTGGCCCTGTCGGCCGCGGTGGGCGCACGGTCCGGCGTGCGCGCCGTTGTGATCGGCGGCGGCCTCCTCGGCGTCTCCGCGGCCCGCGCCCTGGCCGAGCGCGGCGCCCAGGTGGTCCTGGCCCAGCAGGGCGAGCGCCTGATGGAACGCCAGCTGGACGCGGACGCCTCGGCGCTGTTGCACGACCACCTGACCACCCTCGGCATCGAGATCCACACCCAGTGCCGGGTCCGCGGCCTGACGACGGCGCCGTCTGCGGGCGGCGCGGGAGGGCGGCGGGTCGGCGGGGTCGAGTTCGCCGACGGGTACCGGCTCGACGCGGACGTCGTCGTGCTCGCCTGCGGTGTGCGGCCCCGGACCGGGCTCGCGCTCGCCGCCGGGCTCCGCGTGGGCACCGGGATCCTCGTGGACGACCGGCTGCGCACCAGCGACCCGCACATCCACGCGGTCGGCGACTGCGCCGAGCACGCGGGCCGGGTGTACGGGCTCGCGGGCCCCGCCCTGGAGCAGGCCGATGCCCTCGCGGCACAACTGACCGGCGCGAGCGGCCCCGCCGGAGTGACCGAAGGAACCGAAGGAACCGGAGGAACTACCCCCGGATACACCGGAACCCGCGCCCTGACCCGCCTCACCCTCGCTGCCGCCACCGGATCCGATGCCACGGACACCGGCCCGCTCGATCTCGCCGCCTTCGGCGAGACCACCCCGCTTCCCGGGGACGACGTGGTCCGCCTCGCCGACGCCACCCGCCGGACCTACCGGAAGGTCGTCGTCCGCGGCGACCGCCTCGTCGGCGGGGTCCTCCTCGGCGAACTCTCCAGCGTGGGCGCCCTCGCCCGCAGCTGGGAGGACGCCGAGACCCTGACCGACCTGTTCCACCTGCTCACCGACGACGGAGGCTCCTGATCATGGCCGCACCCACGCCCACTCCCGCCATCGTGCTCATCGGCCACGGCATGGTCGGCCAGCGCTACCTTGAGGCACTCGCCGAGCGCGGGGCCACCTCCACGCACCGGATCACCGTGCTCTGCGAGGAACCCCGGCCGGCCTACGACCGCGTGCACCTCACCTCGTACTTCTCCGGCAGCACCGCCGAAGACCTCTCCCTCACCCCCGCCGGCTTCATGGAGCAGCACGGGATCGACCTGCACCTGGGCGACCCCGCCGAGACCATCGACCGCGGGGCCCGCACCGTCACCTCCCGCTCGGGACGGGTTTTCCCGTACGACGTGCTCGTCCTGGCGACCGGCAGCTACCCCTTCGTGCCGCCCGTCCCCGGCAAGGACGCCCCCGGCTGCTTCGTCTACCGCACCATCGAGGACCTGCTCGCGATCGAGGAGTACGCCAAGACCCGCACCAGTGGCGCGGTCGTCGGCGGCGGTCTCCTCGGGCTCGAAGCCGCCGGCGCCCTCCAGGGCCTCGGACTCGCCACCCGCATCGTGGAGTTCGCCCCGCGCCTGATGCCCGTCCAGGTCGACGAGGGCGGCGGCGCGGCCCTGCTGCGCACCATCGAGTCGATGGGGCTGACGGTCCACACCGGCGTCGGCACCCAGGAGGTCGTCACCGGAGAGGACGGCCACGTCAGCGGAATGCGCCTCTCCGACGGCTCCACCGTCGACACCGACCTCGTCGTCTTCTCCGCCGGGGTCCGCCCCCGCGACGACCTCGCCCGCGCCTCGGGCCTGACCGTCGGCGAGCGCGGCGGCATCGGCGTCGACGCCCGCTGCCGCACCTCGGACCCCCGCGTCTACGCCATCGGCGAGTGCGCGCTGGCCACCGACGGCCGGGTGTACGGACTGGTCGCCCCCGGCTACGAGATGGCCGAGACCGCCGCCGAGGACCTCCTGGGCCGCGACAAGGAGTTCACCGGAGCCGACCTCTCCACCAAGCTCAAGCTGCTCGGCGTGGACGTGGCCTCCTTCGGCGACGCCCACGGCGCGGCCCCCGGAAGCCTCGACGTCGTCTACTCGGACTCCCGCTCCGGCGTCTACAAGAAGCTGGTCGTCTCCCCCGAGGGGGTCTTGCTCGGCGGGGTCCTGGTCGGCGACGCCGACTCGTACGGCCTGCTGCGCCCGCTCACCGGCAGCGTCCCGCCCGTCAGCCCCGACCAGCTGGTGCTGCCCGCCGGCCTCGGTGCGCCGGTCGCGCTGGGCCCGTCGGCGCTGCCGGACTCCGCGGTGATCTGCTCCTGCCACAACGTCACCAAGAAGGCGATCACCGCCTGCGCGAGCCTCCCCGAGGTCAAGCAGTGCACCAAGGCGGGCACCGGCTGCGGCAGCTGCCTGAAGGTGATCGGCCAGCTGCTGCCCGCGGCCGCCGACAAGGGCCTGTGCGGCTGCTTCCCCTTCACCCGTGCCGAGCTCTACGAGATCGTCCGAACCCGCCGGCTCATCTCGTACGAGCAGCTCCTCGACGGCCACGGCCGGGACGCGGCCCGCGGCGGCGACGGCTGCGAGGTCTGCAAGCCGGCCGTCGGCTCGATCATCGCCTCGCTCGCCCCCACCCTCGGCGCGAGCGGCTACGTCCTCGACGGGGAGCAGGCCGCCCTCCAGGACACCAACGACCACTTCCTCGCGAACCTCCAGCGCAACGGCTCGTACTCGGTCGTCCCGCGCATCCCCGGCGGCGAGATCACCCCCGACAAGCTCATCGTGATCGGCGAGGTGGCCCGAGACTTCGGGCTCTACACGAAGATCACCGGCGGGCAGCGCATCGACCTCTTCGGTGCCAGCGTGGACCAGCTCCCCCGGATCTGGGCCCGGCTCGTCGACGCCGGGTTCGAGTCCGGCCACGCGTACGGGAAGGCACTGCGCACGGTGAAGTCCTGCGTGGGCCAGACCTGGTGCCGCTACGGCGTCCAGGACAGCGTGCGGATGGCCATCGACCTGGAGCTGCGCTACCGGGGACTGCGCGCCCCGCACAAGCTCAAGTCGGCGGTGTCCGGCTGCGCCCGCGAGTGCGCGGAGGCGCAGAGCAAGGACTTCGGCGTGATCGCGACGGCGAACGGCTGGAACCTGTACGTCGGCGGGAACGGCGGGGCCACCCCGCGCCACGCCGACCTGCTGGCCCAGGACCTGTCCGACGCCGAACTGGTGCGGCTCATCGACCGGTTCCTGATGTTCTACATCCGCACCGCGGACCGCCTGGAGCGCACCTCCACCTGGCTGGACCGGCTGGAGGGCGGCCTGGAGCACCTGCGGGACGTGGTCGTACACGACTCGCTGGGGCTGTGCGGCGAGCTGGAGTCGCTGATGGCCGACCACGTGGCGCACTACCGCGACGAATGGGCGGAGACGCTGGAGGACCCCGAGCGGCTGCGCCGGTTCGTGTCCTTCGTGAACGCCCCCGGCGCCCCGGACCCGACCGTGAAGTTCATCCCCGAACGCGACCAGGTCAAGCCCGACCTGACCATTCTCGACATCCGGCCGCTGGAGGCCGTGGGAGGCACCCGATGACCGTGGAACTGCAGGTGGCCGAAGGCTGGCTGACGGTGTGCGAACTGACCGACCTGACCCCCGGGCGGGGCGTCGCGGTCCTACTGCCCGACGGGAGGCAGGCCGCGGTGTTCATCGGCCGGTCCGGGGGGTTGTACGCCATCGACAACCGGGACCCGTTCACCGGTGCGGCGGTGCTCTCGCGAGGGCTGGTCGGCTGTGTGGACAACAAGCCCTTCGTGGCCTCGCCGCTGCTGAAGCAGCGCTTCGACCTCGCCTCGGGGCGCTGTCTGGACGACGAGGAGGCGGCGGTCCGGACCTATCCGGTGCGGACCGCCGTGACCTCGGCGGCGGTGGCGTAGCGCGCGAGCGGGGGCATCAGCCCTGGACGGCCGCCGGGTCCATCCACACGTACTCCCAGACGTGGCCGTCCAGGTCCTCGAAGGCCCGGCCGTACATGAAGCCGAGGTCCTGGGCCGGGCGGGGCTCGGTGCCGCCGGCCGCGAGGGCGGCGCCGACGACCTCGTCGACCTTCTCCCGGCTCTCCGCGCTCAGGGCGAGCATGACCTCGGTGGTCTTGGTGGCGTCCGCCACCTCCTTGGTCGCGAAGTCCTTGAAGCGCTCCTCGGTCATCAGCATCGCGAAGATCGTGTCGCTGATGACGAGGCAGCCGGTCTTCTCGTCGCTGAACTGGGGGTTGAAGGAGTAGCCGAGCTCGCCCCAGAACGCCTTGGCGGCGTCGATGTCCTTGACGGGCAGGTTGACGAAGATCATGGTGGGCATCTCGGTTCCTCATCTCTCGTGTACGTGCTTTCGAGAGATAGACCGGGGTGCCCGGGAAAACTCATCGCTGCGGCGGAAAACTTTTCCGAAGTTCCCGCCGGGCAGCCGGGTGGGGCGCGTCAGCGCAGGTCAGGCCGTGGAGCGGAGCTGTAGGGCGGCCAGCGGGACGAAGCCCCGGGTGTCCTCCCGGCGGAGCAGCGCCGGGTCCGGCCCGGCCAGCCGCTTGTGCAGGGCCAGGGCGATCCGCTCGCCCGTCGCCTTCGCCCGCTCCGCGTTCGGCCCCCGGTACAGGCCGTCGACGGCGGCGCGCCACAATTGCACCCACCGTCCGAAGTCCTCGGCGGTCATCGCCCGCGCCGCGTGCAGGGCGGCGTGCGGGGCGAAGGCGTCGCGCCCGTAGCCGGCCGTACGGAACAGGGCCCGCTCCCAGAAGTCGGTGATCCGCGGCAGGTGGACCTCCAGGTCCGTGCCGGCCACCTCGGTGAAGAACGGCCCGATGCGCCGGTCGGCGAATGCGGCCGTGTAGAAGCGGCGCAGCACGACGGCGAGGTCGGCGCGGCCGCAGATGTCGTTGTCCGCGGCGAACTGGTTCATCGTTCCAGCATCTTGGCGCGGGCCCGCGGCCGCCAGGGCTGAAAGTCCTGCGGTTCGTCACTTCGTGGGCCGTGGCCCCGGACCGCGCTTCGCGCCCCGGGGCCGCCGGGCACACTACGAGGCCACCGCTCCGCCCTTCAGCAGCGCGGCCCCCAGCGGGGTCACCGTGTGCAGGACGGCGTTGCCCCGGCGCAGGGTGGTGACCAGACCCGCCTCGCGCATCACGCAGGCGTGCTGGCTCGCGGAGGCCAGCGAGACCCCGGCCCGGCGGGCCAGCTCGCTGGTGGTGGCGCCGTCGCCTATG contains these protein-coding regions:
- a CDS encoding ferredoxin reductase family protein — its product is MRDAAVRAKGGMLGGAGAVALLWAAQVRPSARLDALFATGAHLTGLLAGYGVLVLLFLMARVPAVEHGVGADRIARWHALGGRHVLLLCFGHALFALCGYAVHEGVDVVCAVRGLLGYPAVAAAFAGTALLAVVGVTSARAVRRRVSHETWRGVHLFVYLAASLAFGHQLAGPDLALAGWFWALAHATVAVLLVWYRAVVPVRQALRHALRVAEVRVEGPGVVSVVVYGQHLEELRAEPGQFLRWRFLQRRLWHTALPFSLSAPVRGHALRITVKALGGHSRRIRRLRPGTRVIATGPFGALTAARRTRPKVLLIAGGVGITPMRALFETLPGGPGDLTLLYRAGAEEHLVLRSELEAIAAERQAGLHYLLGSSDAAYDPLAPQALLALVPDLTGHDVYLCGPPGMAEATRSALLRAGVPAGRIHCECFSF
- a CDS encoding FAD-dependent oxidoreductase — its product is MTSKQQRVVVIGGGLAGLRVAARLGAAAGADAGAGGAEVTVLGEESHVPYNRVLLAEVLAGRYAPEVTALPDAGPALRRGVRAVRIDRADRTVHCDDGSTERYDTLVLATGSNAVLPPLRGLFEPEGRELPDGVHAFRTMDDCLALSAAVGARSGVRAVVIGGGLLGVSAARALAERGAQVVLAQQGERLMERQLDADASALLHDHLTTLGIEIHTQCRVRGLTTAPSAGGAGGRRVGGVEFADGYRLDADVVVLACGVRPRTGLALAAGLRVGTGILVDDRLRTSDPHIHAVGDCAEHAGRVYGLAGPALEQADALAAQLTGASGPAGVTEGTEGTGGTTPGYTGTRALTRLTLAAATGSDATDTGPLDLAAFGETTPLPGDDVVRLADATRRTYRKVVVRGDRLVGGVLLGELSSVGALARSWEDAETLTDLFHLLTDDGGS
- the nirB gene encoding nitrite reductase large subunit NirB, encoding MAAPTPTPAIVLIGHGMVGQRYLEALAERGATSTHRITVLCEEPRPAYDRVHLTSYFSGSTAEDLSLTPAGFMEQHGIDLHLGDPAETIDRGARTVTSRSGRVFPYDVLVLATGSYPFVPPVPGKDAPGCFVYRTIEDLLAIEEYAKTRTSGAVVGGGLLGLEAAGALQGLGLATRIVEFAPRLMPVQVDEGGGAALLRTIESMGLTVHTGVGTQEVVTGEDGHVSGMRLSDGSTVDTDLVVFSAGVRPRDDLARASGLTVGERGGIGVDARCRTSDPRVYAIGECALATDGRVYGLVAPGYEMAETAAEDLLGRDKEFTGADLSTKLKLLGVDVASFGDAHGAAPGSLDVVYSDSRSGVYKKLVVSPEGVLLGGVLVGDADSYGLLRPLTGSVPPVSPDQLVLPAGLGAPVALGPSALPDSAVICSCHNVTKKAITACASLPEVKQCTKAGTGCGSCLKVIGQLLPAAADKGLCGCFPFTRAELYEIVRTRRLISYEQLLDGHGRDAARGGDGCEVCKPAVGSIIASLAPTLGASGYVLDGEQAALQDTNDHFLANLQRNGSYSVVPRIPGGEITPDKLIVIGEVARDFGLYTKITGGQRIDLFGASVDQLPRIWARLVDAGFESGHAYGKALRTVKSCVGQTWCRYGVQDSVRMAIDLELRYRGLRAPHKLKSAVSGCARECAEAQSKDFGVIATANGWNLYVGGNGGATPRHADLLAQDLSDAELVRLIDRFLMFYIRTADRLERTSTWLDRLEGGLEHLRDVVVHDSLGLCGELESLMADHVAHYRDEWAETLEDPERLRRFVSFVNAPGAPDPTVKFIPERDQVKPDLTILDIRPLEAVGGTR
- the nirD gene encoding nitrite reductase small subunit NirD — its product is MTVELQVAEGWLTVCELTDLTPGRGVAVLLPDGRQAAVFIGRSGGLYAIDNRDPFTGAAVLSRGLVGCVDNKPFVASPLLKQRFDLASGRCLDDEEAAVRTYPVRTAVTSAAVA
- a CDS encoding VOC family protein encodes the protein MPTMIFVNLPVKDIDAAKAFWGELGYSFNPQFSDEKTGCLVISDTIFAMLMTEERFKDFATKEVADATKTTEVMLALSAESREKVDEVVGAALAAGGTEPRPAQDLGFMYGRAFEDLDGHVWEYVWMDPAAVQG
- a CDS encoding group III truncated hemoglobin, coding for MNQFAADNDICGRADLAVVLRRFYTAAFADRRIGPFFTEVAGTDLEVHLPRITDFWERALFRTAGYGRDAFAPHAALHAARAMTAEDFGRWVQLWRAAVDGLYRGPNAERAKATGERIALALHKRLAGPDPALLRREDTRGFVPLAALQLRSTA